From Pseudomonas arsenicoxydans:
TTCTGGCGGTGACCGGGTCGCCTCTCGGCGCAGAGCAATTGCGCCAGCGCGCCAGCGATTGGGCGCAACAAGTGGAGGTGCTGGGTTATGTGGTTTGATCGCTTGCTGCAAGGCTTCATCGACACGTTTTTGATGGTCGGTGTGTCGTCGCTGATTGCGCTGCTGGCGGGCATACCGTTGGCGGTGATCCTCGTCACCAGTTCCAAGGGCGGGATCTATGAAGCACCCGGGCTGAACCGTGCGTTGGGCGCGTTCGTGAACCTGTTTCGCTCGATTCCGTTTTTGATTTTGATGGTGGCGCTGATCCCGTTTACCCGGCTGATCGTCGGCACCACGTATGGCATCTGGGCCGCCGTGGTGCCACTGACCATTGCCGCCACACCGTTCTTTGCGCGCATTGCCGAAGTCAGTCTGCGCGAGGTCGATCACGGCTTGATCGAAGCGGCGCAAGCGATGGGTTGCCGGCGCTGGCACATCGTCTGGCATGTGTTGTTGCCAGAGGCGCTGCCAGGGATTGTCGGTGGTTTCACCATAACCCTGGTGACGATGATCAACTCGTCGGCCATGGCCGGAGCGATTGGTGCCGGAGGGCTTGGGGACATTGCGTACCGGTATGGTTATCAGCGATTTGATAGCCAGATTATGCTGACGGTAATTGTGCTGCTGGTGGTGTTGGTGGCGGTGATTCAGTTGGGCGGGGATCGTTTGGCGCGGGGTTTGAACAAGCGCTAAGTGGGGTGTCTGCCTTCAGGAGCGGGGAACAATTCCCACAGGAAAATCAGTACGCCTACAGGCCTGATCCCTTTCCTTTGCAGGACATTTCCTAGATCATTCCGCTCGCTTGCGCCTGCCAATTTCGGTGGCTAGTCTCGGTCCGTCACTGCTCATCAGTGATCGGGTCTAGTAGCCCGGAACAATAGGCGTATGGCGGTTCCATGCTCATGCCCGGTGTTTCTTGCCGCGTGCAGAAAATGGTGGCTGTGCGTGGGGCACCCTCGGGTGCACCGGTTTTCCTATTGACCGGCCTACTACCTGCGCACAGCTGCCACCCACCGCTTAGTAGGCGAAGGTGCCAGCTCCCCTGCAGCAATAGGAGCAACACCGATGAAAAGATCCGTCCCCGATCCACCTCCCGAAACATCCACCCAAGGCAATCCCACCGACGATCCTCAAAGAGACCGTTCCGCCCTTTATCGTGCGATCGACTTCTACCTCACCGGAGAACAGCCCTCAGCACCCGATGAGCTGCGGTTCTACAACGTCAGCGAAGACGTGAGCTTTGAAGACACCCAACTCTACGTCGCGGACCTGCTGCGCTGCGCTTCGGTCACGGCATATCAGTGTGGCGATCACCTCAAAGGGGCGGACCGGGCCATGGTGTTCTCTGTCTGGCATCTGCTGGAGATTGCCAAAGCCATGGTTGATCGCTCAATTGATTGTCTGGGTATGAAGCAGGGCTGAGTTATCGGTCTCCAGTGATACCGCCATCGCGAGCAGGCTCGCTCCCACAGGTCTACGCGTTCTCCTGTGGGAGTGAGCCGGCTCCGGGTGGCGATCCGACGATTGGCTGCGCAGCAGCCACCGGCCTCATGGCGTATATTCGGCAAATCCCCATTGCCTGCGCAGCCGACCATGAAACAGACCCCCGCCGACCTCGAGCAGATCACCTCCACCACTCTGGGCCATTACAACTCGGTGGCCGAAGGTTTTCGCGAAGGGACTCGCGATCATGATGTCAGCCAGAACATCGATGCCCTGCTGCGGCATATTCAGACTGAAGCGCCGTTCGACATTCTCGACTTTGGCTGCGGTCCGGGGCGAGATCTGAAAACCTTCACGCGCATGGGCCACACGGCTGTCGGGCTGGATGGTTCAGAGAAGTTTGCGCAAATGGCGCGTGAAGACAGTGGTTGCGAGGTGTGGCAGCAGGACTTTCTGAAGCTGGATCTGCCGGCTGAGCGCTTCGACGGGATTTTTGCCAATGCGGTGCTGTTTCATATCCCGCGCCAGGAATTGCCTCGGGTGTTGAAGGAGCTACGCGGGGCGCTGAAACCCGGTGGCGTGTTGTTCAGTTCCAATCCACGCGGGGAAAATCAGGAAGGCTGGAATGGGCCGCGGTACGGGGCGTACCACGACCTGGCGGCGTGGCAGGATTTGCTGACCGAAGCCGGATTTGTCGAGCTGGAGCATTACTACCGGCCGGCGGGGCTGCCGCGAGAGCAACAGCCTTGGCTGGCTAGTGTCTGGCGTAATCCCGCGTAGACAGGTCTGACGCCATCGCGGGCAAGCCCGCTCCCACATTTGACCGAGTTGTCCAGACGGACCCAGTCTCCTGTGGGAGCGGGCTTGCCCGCGATAGAGTGCGAAGCGCTCTCCCTTATGACGCTGCGTCTTTCTTCGGCTCGCGGATTTTGTACCAGGCCACATAAAGCGCCGGCAAAAACAGCAACGTCAGCAAGGTGGCGATGATGATCCCGCCAATCATCGCGTACGCCATCGGTCCCCAGAACACTTCCCGGGCAATCGGGATCATCCCCAGGCTCGCCGCCGCCGCGGTCAACAGAATCGGTCGACGACGATGCTCCGTGGCCTTCGCTACGGCATCCCACGGTAAATGGCCTTCCTTCTCCAACGCATTGATCTGAGTCACCAGAATCACCGAGTTGCGGATGATGATGCCGATCAGCGCCAGAATCCCCAGGATCGCCACGAAGCCCATCGGCGTGCCCGTCGGAATCAGCGCCAGCACTACGCCGATCAACCCGAGCGGTGCGACACTCGCCACCAGGAACAGCTTCTGCACACTGTGCAACTGGATCATCAGGAAGGTTGCCATCAGGAACAACATCAACGGCACCACCTTGGCAATCGGCCCTTGGGCCTTGCCGCTTTCCTCTACCGTACCGCCGGTGGCAACCGAGTAACCCACTGGCAAACTGGCGGCGAATTTGTCGATGTCCGGCTTGAGCTGTTTCACCAGGTCGGTCGGTTGTATCTCGTCGCGCATCGCGGCCTTGACGGTGATGGTCGGCTTGCGGTCGCGGCGCCAGACCAGCGGCTGTTCCAGGTCATAGCGCACGGTGGCGAACGCCAGCAGCGGTATGGAAGTGCCGCCCGGCGTCACGATCTGTAAGTTCTGCAGGGTTTCCGGCGTGCCGCGTTCCGCGTCTTCAGCTCGGCCCACGACGTTGATCAGGTAGATATCGTCATCGACCTGGGTGATCGGCGCCCCCACGACGATGCTGTTCATCAGGTTGGCCACGTCTTCCGACGACAGCCCCAACTGCCGCGCCTTGTCTTGGGCGATGTCGATACGCAGGACTTTGCCCGGCTCGTTCCAGTCGTAAATGATCTCGCCGATGTGCGAGTTTTTGTCCAGTACGGTGGCCAGGGCGATCGCCTGTTTGCGCACCTGATCGATGTCCTTGCCGCTGACCCGGTATTGGATCGGACGGCCGACCGGCGGGCCCATTTCCAGCGCCTGGACGTAGCTGCCGATGCCGACGAAATCTTTGCGCAACCGTTCACGCAGGCGCTGGCTGAGGGCGATGCGCGACTCCAGGTCTTTGCTGACGATGACCAGTTGCGCGTAGTACGGGTTCTGCAGTTGCTGGTCGAGCGGCAGGTAGAAACGAATCGCACCCTCGCCGATGTACGTGCTCCAGCGCACGATATCCGGATCGTCCTTGAGCGTTGCTTCAAGTTTATCCACAGCCTTGCGGGTTTCGCCGATGGAGGCGTTTTGCGGCAGGTTCAAGTCGACCAGGATTTCCGGGCGGTCCGAGGACGGGAAGAACTGGTTTTGCACGAACTGCATGCAAAATACCGATGCCAGGAACAGCGCAACGGTGATGCCGATGGCCCACCAGCGATTGCGCATCGACCACAGCATGCCGTAATTGAACGCACGGCCGATGCGTCCGGGCTCGGCGTCATGGGGTTTCACATTGGCGCTGAGGATGTGTACGCCAATCACCGGGGCGAACAGCACCGCGACGATCCACGACACCAGCATCGCCACGGCAATTACTGCGAACAAGGTGAAGGTGTACTCGCCGGCCGAACTGGCGTTGAGGCCAATCGGCACAAAACCGGCGACGGTCACCAGGGTGCCGGTGAGCATCGGGAACGCGGTCGAGGTGTAGGCGAACGTCGCCGCCTGCTCCTTGGTCTCGCCCATTTCCAGGCGCGTGACCATCATCTCCACCGTGATCATCGCATCGTCCACCAGCAAGCCGAGGGCGATGATCAGCGCACCGAGGGAAATCCGTTGCATGGTGATGCCGCTGTATTCCATGAAGACGAAGACCATCGCCAGCACCAGCGGGATCGAGCACGCCACCACCAGCCCGGCGCGCACGCCGAGGCTGACGAAACTGACGATCAGCACGATCACTACCGCTTCGAACAACGCACTGGTGAAACCGCCGACGGCTTTTTCCACCACTTCGGCCTGGTCGGACACGGTGTGTACACCGACGCCCACCGGCAAGTCCGCGGTCAGGTCGGTCATGCGCTGGTGCAATGCCTTGCCGAACACCTGGATGTTGCCGCCCTTCTTCATCGCAATGGCGAGGCCGATGGCCGGGTGGCCGTTGAAGCGAAACTCCGGTGTCGCCGGGTCAACGTAACCACGGCTGATGTCAGCGATGTCGGCCAAACGGTAGAAGCGATCATTGAGTCGCAAGTTGACGTTGGCCAGGTCCTTCTCGGAATCGAACTGCCCAGAGGTGCGCACCGAAATGCGCTCCGGCCCCGCTTCGATCACCCCGGCCGGGGTCACCGCGTTCTGCGCTTGCAGGCTCTGCACCACTTGGCGCTGATCAATGCCTAGCGCCGCCAGTTTGCGGGTGGAGAAATTCAGGTAGAGGACTTCGTCCTGCTCACCGATCATCTCGACCTTGCCCAACCCCGGCACTTCACGAATTTCGCCGCGCACTTGCTCCACATAATCGCGCAGCTGGCGCATCGACAAGCCATCTGCGGTAAAGGCGTACACCGAACCGAATACATCACCGAATTCGTCGTTAAACCCCGGTCCTTGCAGGCCCTTGGGGAAATCGCCGCGAATGTCGTTGATCTTCTTGCGCACCTGATACCAGATCTCCGGGATGTCCTTGGCACTGGTGGTATCGCGCAGGTTGACGAACACTGTGGACTCGCCGGGACGGGTGTAGCTTTTCACGTAGTCGAGGGAGTCGAGCTCCTCGAGTTTTTTCTCGATGCGGTCAGTGACCTGCTTGAGGGTCTCTTCCTGGGTCGCGCCAGGCCAACGGGTCTGGATCACCATGGTTTTGATGGTGAAGGACGGGTCTTCCTCGCGGCCCAGGTTCATGTACGAGAACACGCCCATCAACAGCGCGACGAACATCAAATACCAGACAAACGACTGATGCTTGAGAGCCCATTCGGATAAGTTGAAACTCCCTTTCATTACGGGCTGACCTCGTCGATTTTGACTTTTTGCCCGGACTTCAGGCTGTTCACACCGGCACTGACTACCCGCTCGCCGGACTTCACACCATCGGCCAGGATCATCGTCGAATCAGTACGGCTGATCAGGCTGACATCACGTGGGGCCACGGTCTGAGCCTGCGCATCGATGATCCAGATGCGGGTTTTGCCATCCACCTCCTGCAGCGCGCTCAAGGGCAGCTCGATTCGCGGTTTGATCGCCGAGCTGAGGGTCACGCTGATCGCGGTGCCCAGACGAAAACCGGGTGGTGTTTCAGTCAGGGTCAGGCGGGCGCGACGGGTACGGGTCGCGCTTTGGGCCTGGGGTTCGATCTCGCGAATGGTCGCCGTCGTGGTGATGCTCGGGTCCAGTTGTCCCGCGACCTGGAAAACCACGTCCGTCGGCAACTGATCGACCAGAATATCGGGCAGGTCGATCACGGCTTCCTTGATGTCCGGTTGCGCCAGGGTCACCACTTGCTGGCCTGCGCTGACAACTTGCCCGGCTTCGGCATTCCACGCGGTGACGATGGCTTTGTGGTCGGCGTGCAGTTCGACGTAGTTGAGCTGATCCTTGGCTTGGTCGACCGCAGCCTTCGCCTGATCGAGAGAAGCCTGGGTGGTCTTCAAGTCAGTCTGTGCGACGTCGAGTTGCGCTTGGGCGCCCACACCGCGATCAAACAACTCTTGCTGCCGGCGGGCATTGGCCTGGGCGTTGATGAATTGGGCCTGGACACTGGCCAGATTGCCTTGCGCGGAACGCAGCTGGTTCTGCTGATCGGTGGGGTCCAGCGTGGCGAGCAATGCGTCCTTGTCGACTTCGGTACCGACATCGACCTGACGGCTGGCGATGCGTCCCGGCACGCGGAAGCCGACGTTGCTTTCATAGCGTGCCTGGATGCTGCCGGCGAAGCGGCCAAGATTTTCTTCATCCAGCGCCTCGACCTTGATCGACAGCACCGGACGCACGGGCTCCGGCGGTGGTTCTTTTTTCGAGCAGGCGACCAGCAGCACCGCGGTGCAGACCAATAACAGGCGCTTCATGGCTGGGGTTCCACGGCTAAATCCTTATAAGTATTTTCGGCGATCTCAACTTTCACGCCGGGGTGCAGCAACTGGCCGCCCGCGATAATGACTTTCTCGCCACCGTCCAGGCCGGCGCTGATGATCACTTTACCGGTCAGGTAGCGTCCGACCGTGACGGTGTGCAATTGCGCCTTGCCCTCACCGTCGATCAGCCAGACGGCCGGTTCGTTGATATTTTTGGTCAGCGCGGACCAGGGCAGTTCAACCGCCGCCGTGCCCGGCAACTTGGCCGTGGCGCTGACTACTGAGCCCAGTTGCATGCCTTCGGGCAGGCTGCTCAGGCTGACTTTGACCTGCACCGTGCCGGTCTGCGCCGAGACGGCCGGGGTGACTTCGCGCACGGTGCCGGTGGTTTTGATCGCCGGGTTGTCGAGCAGACTGACCGCCAGGGTTTCGCCTTCTGGTCGTTCCGTCAGCAGTGATTCGTAGACGTTGAACACCGCGTCACGCTCGCCATCGCGCGCCAGACTGAAAATCGGCACCGTCGCCTGCACCACCTGGCCGACCTCGGCCTGACGCGCTGTAATCACGCCCGGCGCTTCGGCAATCAGCGCGGTATAGCTGAGTTGTTCGCGCGCGTTGGCCAGTTGCGCCTGCGCGGCCGTCAGCGCGCTTTGACTGCTGCGCAATGCCGCTTGCGCGGAGTCGTATTCGCTTTGGCTGGTGTAACCCTTGGGCAGGAGCTTTTGCTGGCGAACGAAGGCCGCGGAGGTCTGTGTGACCCGCGCTTGCTCGGCGACCACCTGAGCCTGGGCTGAGTTGACGTTGGTCTGCAGATCCTTGGGATCGAGTTTGGCCAACACTTGCTTGGCCGAAACCCGGTCACCGACATCGACCATGCGCTGCACGATCTTGCCGCCCACGCGGAACGACAGTTCGGTCTGGACCCTGGCCTGAACATCACCGGTGAGTATCACTGACGCGGCGTAATCCGCGGGTTTTACCTCTTGGACGAAGACCCGTGGACGGTCCTTCTCAACGGGCTTTTTATCGCCGCACGCGGTCAGCAGGACAAGAAGGCTCAGGCCAACCACTGTTTTCAATCCGGGACCAGCCATGCAGACTCCTTTGCGTAGTACGAACGTGCCAATGGCGATACGACTGTGAGCTTAGAACAGGGTTCCACGGGCGCATCTGACGGCTTCAAATAAAGCGATCCCGCCACAAACTTTGTAACTGTTGGCGAAGCCCTGTGGGATCACGGTGTTCCTGGCAATAGGGCAAACTGGCCGACTACACAGCAGGAAGCTTCCCATGCTTAAGACCCTCGCGGTGGCCAATTACCGCTCGATCAATAAATTGGTGATTCCGCTGGGCCGGTTGAACCTGATCACAGGCCCCAACGGCAGCGGCAAATCCAACCTCTATCGCGCCTTGCGCCTGCTGGCGGAAACCGCCCAGGGTGGAGTGGTCAATGCCTTGGCCCGCGAGGGTGGGCTGGACTCGACGTTCTGGGCCGGGCCGGAAAACATCACCCGGCGCATGCGAAACGGCGAGGTGCCGATCGAAGCGACCGTGCGCCACGGTGCCAAACGCCTGCGACTGGGGTTTGCCGGTGAAGACTTCGGCTACTCGATCAGCCTGGGTTTACCCGAATCCAATGGCCATTTCATGTTACCCGGACACAGTTCACCCATTGCGTCACGTTTCAGCCTCGACCCGCAAATCAAGCGTGAATGTCTTTGGGCCGGGGCATTCTATCGTCCAGCGAGCCTGTTGGTGGATCGCGACGGCCCGATGATCCGCACCCGAGCGAGCCGCACCTGGGAAGTGCAGGCACAACACACGCCGATTTTCGACAGTCTGTTCGATCAGGTCGGCAGTCTGCGCACCTCGCCGGAGGTTCTGGAGATGCGCGAGTTCATCCGCCGCTGGCGCTTCTACGATCACTTTCGCAGCGACGCCGACGCGCCGGTGCGTCAACCGCAACTGGGCACCCGAACGCCGGTTCTGCATCACGACGGCAGAGATCTGGCGGCAGCGCTACAGACCATTATTGAAATTGGCGACCCCGAAGCACTGTGGAACGCAATCAGCGACGCCTTTCCCGGTGCACGATTGAACATCGCGCCGTTGCCGGGCGGGCGGTTTGCGATTGAGTTTTATCAGGAAGGGTTGCTGCGGCCATTGTCCGCGGCCGAGTTGTCAGACGGAACGCTGCGGTATTTGCTGCTGGTGGCGGCACTGCTGACGCCTCGGCCACCGACGCTGATGGTGCTGAACGAGCCGGAAACCAGCCTGCACCCGGACCTGTTGCCGGCGTTGGCGCGATTGATTATCCGCGTTTCTGAGCAATGCCAGGTGTGGGTCGTGTCGCATGCCCGACGGTTAATTTCGGCGTTGCAGGAAGATCCAGAATGCAATTGCATTGTGCTGGAGAAAACCTTGGGCCAGACCGGGATTGTCGGGCAGCGAATGCTGGATGAGCCGGCTTGGTATTGGCCGGATTGATCATCGCCTGAAATACCGCCTTCGCGGGCAAGCCCGCTCCCACATTCAGACCGCATCCGCCGAAACAACTCGGTCTACTGTGGGAGCGGGCTTGCCCGCGATGACGACCGAGAGAGCGCCGCAAAGGTCAATGCATCACCCCTGCCACTTCCCACCCTCGACAATCACGCTTTCAGGCTTGGTGTCATCGCTCAGCTCTTTGCGCACGTATTGGTCATACAGCTTGAGCAGATACTTCTCTTCGCCCAGCTTCGCCAACTCGGTATTCACCCAGTCACGCAGTTCGATATTGCCCTTCTTCACCGCTGGCGCAATCGGTGCTTCAGCCCCCAGCGTCTGGCTCAGAACGCGGTAGCCCGGGTTCTGCTTGGCCCAGCTGAACAGCACCAGATTGTCCTGCGCATAGGCATCACCACGACCATTGGCCAAAGCTTGCAGCGACTCAGAGTTCTTTTCGAACTTCAGCAGCTTCCAGTCCGGGTGGTTCTTGGTCAGCCAGATATCCGCCGTGGTGCCTGTGGTCACGATGGTGGTGCGAGTCGCCAGGTCGTCGAGGTTTTTCACCGAACTCGACTCAGGCACCAACGCCTGCACCGCCACCTTGAGGTTCGGGTTGGTGAACTCCACGGCTTCCTTGCGCTCCGGGGTGACCGTCATGTTGGCCAGGATCAGATCGACCTTGTCGCTTTGCAGGAATGGAATCCGGCTGGCAGGTTCCACCGCGACGAACTCGACTTTGTTCTCATCGCCCAGCAGGTCCTTGGCGAATTGACGGCCGATGTCGGTATCGAACCCCACATAACGCCCGGCCTCATTGACGAACCCGAACGGCGGCTTGTCAGTGAAGACCCCGACGATCAGCTTGTCCCGCGCCTTGATTTTTTCCAGATAGCTGGCGCTGGTGGTCGCAGGTTTGGCAGGCGCTTCGGTTTTGTTGCAACCGGCCAGCAACGCGAGGCCGAGCAGCGGGAGTAGCAGCAGTGAAGTCTTGGCAGTTTTCATAGCAGTTCCAGTTCCTTTGTTTGAGTCGTTTTGGGTAGTGCGGCGACGTAGGAGAACTTCTCCAGGAACTGCTGCGCTCGTGCGGTTTGCGGGTTCGTAAAGAAAATCTCGGGAGGGTTTTGTTCGAGGATTCGCCCGGCATCCATGAACACAATCCGGTCAGCCACGGCGCGTGCAAACGCCATTTCGTGGGTGACGATCAGCAGGGTCATGCCCTCGCGGGCCAGACCTTGAATGACTTCCAGCACTTCCTTGACCATTTCCGGGTCGAGGGCGGCGGTGACTTCGTCGAAGAGCATGACTTTGGGGTTCATGCACAGCGAACGGACGATGGCGATGCGTTGCTGCTGTCCACCGGAGAGCTGACGCGGGAAGGCGTCGCGCTTATCCAGCAGGCCCACACGCGCCAGCAGGGCTTCAGCCTGGTCGCGCGCTTCACGGCGGTCGCGCTTCTGCACTTTGACCGGACCTAGCAGCAAGTTATCGAGCACGCTCATGTGCGGGAACAAGTGATAACTCTGGAACACCATGCCGATCTGTTGTCGCACTTCACGCCAGTCGGTGCCCTTGTCCAGCAACTCGCGGCCGGCAAAATTCAAGCTGCCGCTGTGGGCGACTTCAAGACCGTTAAGGCAACGCAACAAGGTGCTTTTTCCGCAGCCGCTGGGGCCGAGAATAACGATGACTTCGCCCGGATTCACTTTCAGGTCGATGCCATCGAGCACCTGCTGCTCGCCGAAAAACTTGTTGAAACCCTTGAACTCGATCAGTGCGCTCATGCTTGCGTCCAGCGCCGCTCCAACACGCGCGAGGCGGCTGACAGCGGGTAGCAGATGAAAAAGAAAAACAGGAACAGTGCGCCGTAGATCAGCACTGATTCGTAGGTGCGTTCGATGATTTGCTGGCCGACCTTGATCACGTCCACCACACCGATCAGCACGGCCAGGGAACTGGTCTTGATGATCCGCGTGTAGACGTTGATGGTTGGCGGCGTCATGCGCTTCAGCGCCTGGGGCAGCAGCACGTAGCCGTAGAGTTGCGGGCCGTTGAGGCCAATCGACAACCCTGCCTCACGCTGCCCGCGTGGCAACGAATGCAATGCGCCGCGCACCACTTCGCCCACCTCGCTGGCGCCCCACAACGACAACACCAACACCGCGCACCAAAAGCCAGGAATGCTCAGGCCGAAAAAAATCGGCAGGCCAAAAAACAGCAGGTACAACCACACCAGCACCGGAATCGCCCGGAACAATTCCAGGTAGACCCGCAGGATCGCGTTCAGCGATTTCGAATTCAGCGTGCGCAACACGCCGTAGAGCACACCGCCGACGGTGCTGATGGCGATGCTCAGGAACGAGATCGACAGGGTTTGCGCCGCGCCCTTGCCCAGTTGCGGCAACGACACCCAGAGCAACTCAAGACCCGAACTGGCCATGCTGGAGCCTCCTTTCCAGGCGGCTGAGCAGCAGCGACAGCGGCAAAAACAGCAGCACGCAAATCAGTGTCAACACAGCAAGCATTTCGTAGGTTTTGTAATAAAGCGCGATGTAGCTTTTGGTGGTGTAGAGAATCTCTGGCACCGCCACGGCCGAGACCACGGTGGTCTCCTTGAGCAGGAAAATGAAATTGGCAAACAGCGACGGCAAGCTAAGTATTCCGGCTTGCGGCAGGATCACGTAGCGCAGCAATTGTCCGTGTGAGAGGCCGATAGAGCGACCGGATTCGAGCTGTGCCTGAGGCACGGCGTCCACGCCAGCACGCAGCACCTCGGTGAGGTAAGCGCCACCGAGGAAAGTCATGGTGATGATCGCCGCCGCAAAGCCCGAGACCTTGATACCCAGCGTAGGCAAAGCGAAGTAGACGAAGAAAAGTTGAATGAGCAGCGGTGTGTTGCGCGCCAGCTCTACATGGAGCCCAACCAGCCGCTGCAAGTAGGGCGTGCGGAACACCAGAATTGTTGCATTGATCAGGGCCACCAGCAGCGAAGTGCCGATGGCGATAAAGCCGACCTGCAGCGTCACGCCCACGGCGCTGAGAAACGCCGGCAGGGTGCTGAGGATAAAAGCGTAATCGAAGTTCATTGAACATCCTGGACGTCGCGGGGTAAGCGACGGTGGTGCAGTCCATGGGGCGTGGATAACGCCCCGGCAGGCACCGACTTTAAAGGTATAAAAATAAGAATTTAAATACCGTTAAAGCATATTGATATCACGCAAAAAACTATCCTGCGGATTTGCCGAGGTTGGGGAAGACGACTATTTTCCTTTGCGCTGTAGGAAGGATCTTTTTTTAAAAAAGCCTCTCCAAGGACGCACAGCTTTTGGCCAGACTCCCCCG
This genomic window contains:
- a CDS encoding methionine ABC transporter permease, translated to MWFDRLLQGFIDTFLMVGVSSLIALLAGIPLAVILVTSSKGGIYEAPGLNRALGAFVNLFRSIPFLILMVALIPFTRLIVGTTYGIWAAVVPLTIAATPFFARIAEVSLREVDHGLIEAAQAMGCRRWHIVWHVLLPEALPGIVGGFTITLVTMINSSAMAGAIGAGGLGDIAYRYGYQRFDSQIMLTVIVLLVVLVAVIQLGGDRLARGLNKR
- a CDS encoding DUF6124 family protein, with translation MKRSVPDPPPETSTQGNPTDDPQRDRSALYRAIDFYLTGEQPSAPDELRFYNVSEDVSFEDTQLYVADLLRCASVTAYQCGDHLKGADRAMVFSVWHLLEIAKAMVDRSIDCLGMKQG
- a CDS encoding class I SAM-dependent methyltransferase, with protein sequence MKQTPADLEQITSTTLGHYNSVAEGFREGTRDHDVSQNIDALLRHIQTEAPFDILDFGCGPGRDLKTFTRMGHTAVGLDGSEKFAQMAREDSGCEVWQQDFLKLDLPAERFDGIFANAVLFHIPRQELPRVLKELRGALKPGGVLFSSNPRGENQEGWNGPRYGAYHDLAAWQDLLTEAGFVELEHYYRPAGLPREQQPWLASVWRNPA
- a CDS encoding efflux RND transporter permease subunit → MKGSFNLSEWALKHQSFVWYLMFVALLMGVFSYMNLGREEDPSFTIKTMVIQTRWPGATQEETLKQVTDRIEKKLEELDSLDYVKSYTRPGESTVFVNLRDTTSAKDIPEIWYQVRKKINDIRGDFPKGLQGPGFNDEFGDVFGSVYAFTADGLSMRQLRDYVEQVRGEIREVPGLGKVEMIGEQDEVLYLNFSTRKLAALGIDQRQVVQSLQAQNAVTPAGVIEAGPERISVRTSGQFDSEKDLANVNLRLNDRFYRLADIADISRGYVDPATPEFRFNGHPAIGLAIAMKKGGNIQVFGKALHQRMTDLTADLPVGVGVHTVSDQAEVVEKAVGGFTSALFEAVVIVLIVSFVSLGVRAGLVVACSIPLVLAMVFVFMEYSGITMQRISLGALIIALGLLVDDAMITVEMMVTRLEMGETKEQAATFAYTSTAFPMLTGTLVTVAGFVPIGLNASSAGEYTFTLFAVIAVAMLVSWIVAVLFAPVIGVHILSANVKPHDAEPGRIGRAFNYGMLWSMRNRWWAIGITVALFLASVFCMQFVQNQFFPSSDRPEILVDLNLPQNASIGETRKAVDKLEATLKDDPDIVRWSTYIGEGAIRFYLPLDQQLQNPYYAQLVIVSKDLESRIALSQRLRERLRKDFVGIGSYVQALEMGPPVGRPIQYRVSGKDIDQVRKQAIALATVLDKNSHIGEIIYDWNEPGKVLRIDIAQDKARQLGLSSEDVANLMNSIVVGAPITQVDDDIYLINVVGRAEDAERGTPETLQNLQIVTPGGTSIPLLAFATVRYDLEQPLVWRRDRKPTITVKAAMRDEIQPTDLVKQLKPDIDKFAASLPVGYSVATGGTVEESGKAQGPIAKVVPLMLFLMATFLMIQLHSVQKLFLVASVAPLGLIGVVLALIPTGTPMGFVAILGILALIGIIIRNSVILVTQINALEKEGHLPWDAVAKATEHRRRPILLTAAAASLGMIPIAREVFWGPMAYAMIGGIIIATLLTLLFLPALYVAWYKIREPKKDAAS
- a CDS encoding efflux RND transporter periplasmic adaptor subunit, with the protein product MKRLLLVCTAVLLVACSKKEPPPEPVRPVLSIKVEALDEENLGRFAGSIQARYESNVGFRVPGRIASRQVDVGTEVDKDALLATLDPTDQQNQLRSAQGNLASVQAQFINAQANARRQQELFDRGVGAQAQLDVAQTDLKTTQASLDQAKAAVDQAKDQLNYVELHADHKAIVTAWNAEAGQVVSAGQQVVTLAQPDIKEAVIDLPDILVDQLPTDVVFQVAGQLDPSITTTATIREIEPQAQSATRTRRARLTLTETPPGFRLGTAISVTLSSAIKPRIELPLSALQEVDGKTRIWIIDAQAQTVAPRDVSLISRTDSTMILADGVKSGERVVSAGVNSLKSGQKVKIDEVSP
- a CDS encoding efflux RND transporter periplasmic adaptor subunit gives rise to the protein MAGPGLKTVVGLSLLVLLTACGDKKPVEKDRPRVFVQEVKPADYAASVILTGDVQARVQTELSFRVGGKIVQRMVDVGDRVSAKQVLAKLDPKDLQTNVNSAQAQVVAEQARVTQTSAAFVRQQKLLPKGYTSQSEYDSAQAALRSSQSALTAAQAQLANAREQLSYTALIAEAPGVITARQAEVGQVVQATVPIFSLARDGERDAVFNVYESLLTERPEGETLAVSLLDNPAIKTTGTVREVTPAVSAQTGTVQVKVSLSSLPEGMQLGSVVSATAKLPGTAAVELPWSALTKNINEPAVWLIDGEGKAQLHTVTVGRYLTGKVIISAGLDGGEKVIIAGGQLLHPGVKVEIAENTYKDLAVEPQP
- a CDS encoding AAA family ATPase, giving the protein MLKTLAVANYRSINKLVIPLGRLNLITGPNGSGKSNLYRALRLLAETAQGGVVNALAREGGLDSTFWAGPENITRRMRNGEVPIEATVRHGAKRLRLGFAGEDFGYSISLGLPESNGHFMLPGHSSPIASRFSLDPQIKRECLWAGAFYRPASLLVDRDGPMIRTRASRTWEVQAQHTPIFDSLFDQVGSLRTSPEVLEMREFIRRWRFYDHFRSDADAPVRQPQLGTRTPVLHHDGRDLAAALQTIIEIGDPEALWNAISDAFPGARLNIAPLPGGRFAIEFYQEGLLRPLSAAELSDGTLRYLLLVAALLTPRPPTLMVLNEPETSLHPDLLPALARLIIRVSEQCQVWVVSHARRLISALQEDPECNCIVLEKTLGQTGIVGQRMLDEPAWYWPD
- a CDS encoding transporter substrate-binding domain-containing protein, with product MKTAKTSLLLLPLLGLALLAGCNKTEAPAKPATTSASYLEKIKARDKLIVGVFTDKPPFGFVNEAGRYVGFDTDIGRQFAKDLLGDENKVEFVAVEPASRIPFLQSDKVDLILANMTVTPERKEAVEFTNPNLKVAVQALVPESSSVKNLDDLATRTTIVTTGTTADIWLTKNHPDWKLLKFEKNSESLQALANGRGDAYAQDNLVLFSWAKQNPGYRVLSQTLGAEAPIAPAVKKGNIELRDWVNTELAKLGEEKYLLKLYDQYVRKELSDDTKPESVIVEGGKWQG